The segment CAGACTCATTGTTCATCTACAATGGTAAATGGTTGGCcctttatatagcacttttttaaccttagcagttctacaaagcgctttacactggttctcattcacgcACGCactctcacaccaatggtagcagagctgccatacaaggtGCTAaattgccatcgggagcaacttggggtttagtgtcttgcccaaggacactttggcccAGATgtcgagtcatgtgggccatGAATCGAAACGCCAGCTCTACAATTGGTGGACAAcacgctctaccacctgagccacgaCCACCCACTACATTAATAACATTTCCCCTCCCGAGTGTGACGGTCATCTCTGAACACCTCACATGTGTAACTGAGATTCTGTCACGCTTTCTGCCAATTGCAAGTGCATTCAAACGTATAGGGAACTTGGCTCATCAATATAACTTACTTTTGTGCTGCAAGGTGCCACTTTTATGATGCATATGCTCCTCACCTCTGAGTTGTCTACAATGGTGTTAAATTACTGAAATGTCAGGAATATATTGTTAAACCTTCTTGCAGTTTTTACAGCTGGATCGCCTTCAGAAATACACTTCCAGACCCAAGTATTAGAATATAGaaactttttaaaacacattaacatcAGTAAAATCTAATTTGGGTAAGGTATGCTTGAATGCACATTGAGTCCTAGttcctgtatttaaaaaaagaaaaaattctgTTCTGTATACTAGTGTCTGTGCCTATAAATGGATATCAGTAGATGATGTTGCCTATGCTTAGTTACCCTATCAGTAAACTGAAATGTTGGAAAAGGATATTCCTGGCACATTACAGCACATTAATGTCTATATTAAAAGGGCTCCGTTATTTTCCAGTGTTTGCTGTCTTACGAATACGTCATCTCATGTACCTCATCTATACTTAACTAATACAAGATTCatagtttttttatatatatatatatatatatatatatatatatatatatatatatatatatatatatatatatatacatacatacacacacaaccttcaatgtttttttttttgtttttttttacaccgtGCTCAGAATTTAAACCAACCTATGTTTATTGATACATTGCATCATTGGTAAATAAATGAAGCTCGACTTTGTTGACACATTATTCTGAGTGGGATTTCGTTGTTTCTTTTCAGAACCAAGAAGATGAATGGGACACTAGACCATCCAGACCAGCCTGACATTGATGCTATAAAAATGTTTGTGGGTCAAATCCCTCGTTCCTGGTCAGAAGAGCAGCTGAGGGAGCTCTTTGAGCCCTACGGTGCCGTCTATGAAATCAACGTCCTCAGAGACAGGAGTCAGAACCCCCCCCAGAGCAAAGGTGTGAGCATGATCTTTAATAGGTCAATTAATGGTGGATGTTGAGCTACAAAAAATgtcagctttttttcttttgttctctgcaGAATACGTTGTGATATTAATTTAATGTAGAATTGGTAGGAGGCTGTATGTTACTAGCGCATTGCTCGCACAAGCACCATTTTCAAATATCTGGTTTTAATCTTGATGTTGGTGATCTGAGAACGGCTCTAGTTAATGACATGATGGTGGTGGTAACATTTTGTTTCACTTATTTTTCTTCCCACCTTGTTTTCAGGTTGTTGTTTCATCACATATTACACACGCAAATCAGCATTAGAAGCACAAAATGCCCTTCACAATATGAAAATTCTTCCAGGGGTGAGTACGCTATAAGTGGACTGCGATTGAATTGAGAAATGgctgttgtgtatgtgtgagtgaataaaggtTAGAAAGTCTAATGTGTGCGCTTATGTACCAGATGCATCATCCCATTCAGATGAAGCCAGCAGACAGCGAGAAGAACAACTGTAAGTATTTAATGGGTTTTTTAGTAGTGAGTGGGTTAATGATGGGATTAACCCATGTGTGTACTTAtggacttttattattattattattattattattattattattattattattttaagtcaTTTGTGATAATGGCATAAATTTTGCAAAaaggtgtgtttttattggaattttaatgtttcaccctcatttgcttttATAAGTCTATTTTAAACTAGATATACAAATTAGTTCCACTCAGGACCTTAAGAacaaaaatgtccccattgaaactgcaatatttaatcacTGTGCCGTTGAAGCATAAAATtatgcattctgtgttaataggctttttTTATGTTGACAaagtttcaaaacatttaatattttaaaaatttccTGCAATGTGTACTATTTTTTTCATGTCTTAGCCtgtggggaaaatacatgcttttccttttttctgattttgctgtattatagagttctgcagaccaactgaataaatgatacAGCTATAattttgcctgtctgtctgtctgtctgtctgtatggaTACCAAAGTTGTGGTTTGTATTGAATTTCTTTTGTGTGaaaagtttgaaagaaagaaatgatattcCACCCCATGTATACAAGTCAAAGAAGGTTCCTGAGCTTTGAAGAtgtttgcattatgtaaagaacCCAGTGTTTAAAgagttaaaattctgaaaatgaatttttgctaattatgattagaactgatgctggtaaagataataataaaaacagtcagtgaAACTGGGGGGGGGattatgaatatataatatttgacagttttttgacatggacatttttgtcctcaaTGGACTTGcgcgtaattttaaaaaattatttaaaaaagggttAAGACATGAATTCTGACTTTTAAATCTGATTTGTAAGTCAAATCAGACCAAATCACTTTGCTGGTTTATTTTTCTGATTCCTTgggagcatttatttatttatttatttattttataaaaaaaaatttagtgcTGCAGTTTAATTCAGTAGCTGCTCAAGTTGTACAGATTggtagaaaaagaaaatcaatatGTATGGTAAAATATTTCATGTTGGgctgtgttttttatatatatatatatatatatatatttttttttttttaaatcacctttTCTACAAAAAGATACTGAATTTTCATGGTGGAAATTTCTACTGGACCAGTGATgaaacaaatgtttgttttttttctttgtggcattacagggttttttttgtttgtttgtttgtttggtttttttttttaaataaatattttttgggggggttaaATATGTGGTTTGCATTGATTTTCAGGTCATATATAAACAGTACTACTATGCAGCATGAAGTGACACGAATTCCAAATCGCCATATCATGGCAGGAGATATCTGAATTGTAAAATACAGCATTGTCATTTGGGGGGAAAGGCAGCTTGGTGTGTTTCGTTATTCAGCCATGTAGTGGCTGTTGTATGATGGTGAAATACTGACAATGTtgttaactgtttttttttttttttttttttttttttttttgcggaaataaaataataaatacgaCGCTGaccatttctctctgtctcagtggTAGAAGACCGAAAGCTGTTTATTGGGATGATCTCCAAGAAATGCAACGAAAACGACATTCGGCTCATGTTCTCCCCCTACGGTCAGATTGAGGAGTGTCGCATTCTCAGAGGACCTGATGGACTGAGCCGTGGTGAGGCTTGTGAACTTTTTAACCTCACAAGACTGGAATTTATTTGAGCAAGGCTCATAAATGCATAGAGTTGCAATCTGCAGTTCTGTGAAAGTCAAAGTATTAAAGTAACTAGCAAGAGATGAACAGTTTCAGAACATGTGGTGTTGGTTGGGAAAGACTTGTTGATTTTCCTTGCAGTTTGCTTTTCAAAAGATTTTTAGAATTGGACAAttacaaaatacagtttaaatatttatattatactttAGTAGAATTATtagtggttttaatttaatgaaaaTGCTTTAAAACTGCTCAAATTCAGTAATTACATTCTGGGCAATTGTCTGTATTGCCTGTTACATTTTCTGTAGATTGAGTACTTAAACCTGCCCAGCTTTAGCATGGCCTTGCGAAAACAAAAGGATAAGATTGGAGGAAACGGTTTACCTGTACAAATCTGTCTTTATTGCTTTTGCTCCATCtaggttgtgccttcatcacaTTCACAGCCAGACAGATGGCACAGTCTGCCATAAAATCCATGCACCAGTCACAGACCATGGAGGTACTAGAGTTGAACACTGTAACATTCTCTTCTACCCTGTTTccactttcttttttccctctttccaCCATAATATCAGTCTTTGCTACCCTGTATATATGGATATATGCTTAAAATGAGTATTATGTTGATTAGGGCTGTTCATCCCCAATCGTGGTGAAGTTTGCAGACACACAGAAGGATAAGGAACAGAAGCGCATGACCCAGCAGCTGCAACAGCAGATGCAGCAGCTCAATGCTGCCTCCATGTGGGGAAATTTAACTGGCCTTAACTCGCTAGGCCCACAGTACCTCGCAGTGAGTACAGCTAAGCATTGCACACATTCACTTGTTTAAGACCTAGTTTATACTTCTGTCTCCATATATTTGTGAACACGTAAAGGCATTGTGTGTATACAGTTGGATTGTTGGCTGCTGTAATACTTGAAAGAAACATGAACgtgtccactagggggcagagAAGTTAAATTAAAGTCTCACATTTCACTTCAGAATGAATGGAGAACTGAAATAGTGGTTACGATAACACTGGTCACTACTTCCTACTGCTACTACTTAGTAGACGATGTTTTGCTGATTTTCTCCAAAGAAAAATACTGGCCAAAGACAATTGTGGATGTCGCTGATTACAAAagagaatttacacagaatggtgtaataaagaaaaaaacatccagcgagtGGCAGTTCTGCGGACAGAAAGGCCTTGTTGTTGAGAGAGGTaaatggagaatggccagactgggtcgAGCTGAAAAggttacagtaactcagataaccactctgttgtgagcagaaaagcatctcagattgCACATGTCCAATATtaaggtggatgggctacaacagcagaagaacgGTTCTGTTCAGAAGAACGGACTGCCTCCACCTGTCTGTGGAGGCAGTCACtaagtttacatggacagcaataatccaatattaacccgattaagacaatgcTCGgatcatgtaaacagcaatttttaattaccttaatccgattaaggtcatattcgaagtaaacacacatcgaattaagacatgtggagtactcctgttttagtcgcattatcgacatgcATAACAgccatgtacacaccttaatcatataattaacgtcgtgtgagttttcaccgcattttgccacaggacacgtacacacacggcagtgctcaaccgtttgatggcaaatGAGTGCacagctgtgtcccaaaccgcatacttgcctgctataggcctgtagtaggagaaatccatgtatctcggctactatatagtaggtaagtacgcgatttgggacgcagcccacggcttcaagcagttgtctattagcacgtaaagcatgacaaataattaattgcACTTAAAGCatttgtaaaaaattttttgaataaaaacacccagagcTGTAcacagtaccataacgaagaccaactgtatgtagatacgtgaaattctggagggacgtcggaaggcgtggcgtggggacgtaatgacgtgtgctgttaatcgatctatgttctataacatgtaaaacgggaacatgaaaggagtattctaaaagcgactcatgcaAACATCTTAATCACAATTTTgtgttattcagaataaggccaataattagattactgctgtccatgtaaacatagtcagtgggTATAGGATCACGTATACTGGAcggttgaagattggaaaaaacaTTGTCTGGTTTTTAGCCCATCCGTCTCAAGGTTCGACATGTTTTGAGTTCTGAGAGATCGTGAGACATCGTGTCACAGCATTTACAGGTACACAACTAGACATGTCTGCCTCAACCAATCAACAAAGATATGCATCATGTGCTGTTAGGATTTTGGAGGGGCGCATGCCTCTGTGTGATGCcacaaatgagcaaatgtactTCAACACAGAAGTATAAACCAGTCTTAACATGCCGTTTGGAGTGTTTTGGTTTGTTGCTTTGACCTGCATAGCACATATAACAAATTTGCTGGATATCCAatctgtgtaatttttttttgccacggTGAAAAGCAGCCTATATTATTTTTGACATTAGCCACTGTAGCATTGCATGGGGCACACAGCTTGGTTTAAATCTTTCTAGAttttaggaacacctgcaaCATATAGCATACTGCTTTATTCTCTGAGTAGAGCATGCAattatttctgaaatacttacaTGATGTGCCTACCTATGTTTTGAAAAAGTTGCTAAATTACCGTGGAATAGTTATAATCTTAGGGATACACAACATTTCTTTGTGCTGTACTTGATGATTTTTGCACCTGGGCAACAGATCTATGTTTGGCTATTCAAACCCCACTTAGACCAATTTGACCATGAAAATACCTACTGATTGTTTCTCATTGGCTTATTCGAAGTTCCTGGAGCCTTTTGATGGTGTTCTCCATCCTTCTAGACCGACATAGATGTGGAGCCCTTTTGTGAATGTGTTAGTGCTGCTCCATGggtgtgctgtgaaaaattcttttctttcccttatTTTTAATCTCTCTCATTACTCTcattttctattatttatttacttatttacccCCCTACTGCTGCTGAGCCTTTCTGAAGGGATACAGTATACCTCAGTGTGTGGACGAATATTTTGACCCAACATGTCCATGCAAATTACAACAGAAGAACCCTCTGGATGCATAGTAACAGCTACGTCTGGTATTACAACAGCATTTGACAGCAGCATCATGCTTCAAATAGAAACAGTATAACAGTACAATAAGAGACAATACAACAGTAGAACAATGCGTCCTGAACAAATGCGGGTGTACggtacattttaaaatggaaaggaacagctttatttctgttatttccttttttctgtaAATGTCAAAAGCATCGCAACGATAACCATTataatgttctttaataaattatttattctggTTTATACTTGTGCACCTGCATATCTGTGATTATGTGAGGTTGTTGTGCAGTGTATGAGAGTCTGCTATCATACATGCCTTTACTGTGAACTTGTGTGTGCTCTTGTCTCACTGCAGGGAACAAAATGAGAGTAAAAGCAAATAGTGGTTGTGATGATCACTATTTCTTTCTTCCAGGCTGTAAATCACTGATACTGTGATATTAGGGGAGGACAGTAAGGATAGATTACgcttaaaaataatacaaagaTAGGTGTGGCTATTGTGTTTTAAAAGAGAGCGATATCTATCTTAAGCTCTTTGAGACTTTGCATTACTAGtaatatgaattattattatgctgTAATATCCAGATGGATGTATCAAGTAATATCCATTTTTATATGGTTGGATAGGTTAATAGTAATATAATTGTGAGCACACATTTCATTAACCCCACTGAGGAGTGGCTACAACTAAACCTTTCTCCTttatctttctttgtttttgcagCATTGCATGCAACAGTCAGGTTAAAGAATTATAGTGGACAAAAAAAGCAGTGTTTACTGTCTGTGAGCACATTATTGGTGTGTAGGGGCATAATAGGCAGTGTTTAATTTGTGAGAAGCACAATAAAggaatatataaaagaaaaacattaagtATCTTTAAAATGtggtacatttttaaattttagtcAAATAAACATATAGACAGTGAAGTGACTACCTAAAATACACACAGCAAACACCACTAGAAGACAAATGTGTTTGCCTGATGTGCTGGCCTTAATAAACGCACAGCACACTATTAGAGTTTAGGTGGTGTGCAAATCAGTCATGTCTGTGCTTTTTCATGTGCTAGTCACAGACACGGATGCATGAACATGCTTCACTGTACAAGTATAAACCAGCCTTAATAGCCTAGCAGAAGTGTTCGAGTTTTGCAATAGTATATTTATACACTGGCACTTGGGTCTAGCGTTTCAACTTCAGCCCCAGTCATTGGACTACATTATGGaccattttcatctttttttttccttccatcaCTTgaactttctttctctcactctccccaATCCACCACAACAACCTCCTCCCcccgcccctctctctctctctctctctctctctcttgctctctcgaTCCTCTTCTCACAGTCCTGGAAGCAGTCCTgactctctctgtgttctctgttttGGTGTAATGTCTAGCTTTATTTGCAGCTCCTGCAGCAATCCGCATCCTCGGGGAGTGCTCTCAACAATCTCCACCCCATGTCAGGTGAGAACAGTGCTTTGAGTTGTATCGCAGAATAGGAATCTTTACAGGTGACTATGGCTTTTAAGAAATTGGAATGGCTAGCAGCTTGGTGCATCCATATAAGTATTGGTTTACATGTCATTATGGGTAAGTGATTTTACTTGCcccaaaacacaaaagatacaAGAAACCCACAGTAATAGCCTGGTTTGATTTGAAGACCATAATAAGCCTATATAATTTTGGAGCTAAAATACCTTTTCAGTTTCTTCATGCTTTCAGTGAAGTAATAAGTAAACCAGTCTAATATTGTGAAAGTAAGCCGATAGAAATATGTTTCAGGTTCCATGGCAGCGTTACTTATTTGTCAGTTTTTCTATATTATTCGGCTGTTGACTGGTCAGTTGTATGCAAGCTTTAAAGAGTTTAATTTAACTAACTAAAATTGGGCCACTGAACTGAAACATGTACAtgattaatttttattttaatgaaataaggATTTATCAGAATGGAAGTAGAATGGCCTTGGCTTTACCTACAGGTATGCATCTCAAATGTGATtatcgtggaaaagtacatttttctataatttaattcaaaaagtgacaatttaatatattctagattcattacacacaaatatttcaagcctttttttgttttcatcttgattacagctcatggaaatcaaattcagtatctcaaaatattagaataaagaatttataatacggAAATTTCAACcctctgaaaagtatgttaatttatgcactcagtacttGGTGAGGGCTCCTTTCTGTAATTCAATttaaaattacagaaaaatattgagatgcacctgtatatttaGAAATTAATCTTTAATTAAATCTTACTAAGTCTGACCTATTGGATTactaacattttaataaaaatctgtcAATAGAATTCACAAAGCTACCCACAGGTGAGGTTGGAAAACGGTTCAGTATGCTACTGAACTTAAACAGCTTTGTATTAGAAAATGAAAACTTCCATCACTGTGTATGCACAGTTAATTTCAGTGAAACCCCAGGATTTCAACAGActtttatatgtaatatttgagCAAATAAATAGCCTTATTCTTACGTCATATATGACTATAATCTGCTGAacgtgtttattttattgggtCATTATTGTAACACCTatttaaattagaaatgaatgAGGGTAAATTGGGGTTTCATGTGCATCCAAAATGTAAATAAGGAATTATCAGGTGGATCCTTGTTTCTCACACAGCAGAAGCTGATTCGTCAGTTATGCTCTAGTCATCACTTGGTTTGAAGTTGAAAGTCccaatgcctttttttttttttttttttttttttttttttcataggaAATAAGACAACTCTGTGCGTAGAAGATTATACTGTTGTTGCAGAAATACTTCAAATCCAGTGAACCTTTAACTTATGCCAATATTGCCTAGATTAAGGTCTTAATATTATGCAATTGTTTCTGTTGCAGAACTTTTGAATTATAACATTAGCTTTTATATAATCACAATCAAAATATTATTAACAATTAACacatgattaattatttataaattattgaaaaataattttaaaaatatataaaaatattttttcaatgtATTTATATCTATGCATATATGTGCAGGTCTGAATGCCATGCAGAATCTGGCTGCATTGGCAGCAGCGGCGAGTGCCACTCAGGCAACTCCAAGCGGCAGCAGTGCACTGACCACGTCCAGCTCACCACTCAGTGCGCTTACTAGCTCAGGTACGGCCACCGGACAACAGACTCTCTCTGCCTGGGATGGCTGCAAGGGTTCGTTCTGCTTTTTTAACCTCTCTTACCCTGTAATGCCAGTACTGTAAtgtaacatttacattaacatttatgtttttaGTTATTTCTGTGCTGACCATACTGCTCTTGATCCCTCCACCATAAGCATCCCAGTGGAGTCAGCAAGCTCTTTTTATGTGGAGAAATGcagtacatttcttttttttcccctttttttcatCTTGAGATATTGGCAACCTCCTAATttctaaaccccccccccctttttttttggggggggggggggggggggattgaaTCTACTTATTTGCAAAACTACCACATACAATTGAGCTCTACACACATTTCCACAAAAATTTATTTCTGCATCATCACAATTACTTAGATCTTGGACAGATTTTTCCACACTTGCTGAAATTAATAGGCCAGTAGTGTTCTGTCTGTTGCTAGGTAGCCTTGGGCATGCTAGTAATACCTTTTCCTTAGCCTAAATGCCCATgttttctataataataataattgaatgcATGATTATGAAGGAAAGTCCTTGTTGCCTTAAAATCTCAATCTCtggtttgtttctttctcttttgttagatttttttttttttcatttattaaattagtggtggcattttttttgtaatcctTTGGTACTTATCCACCTGccctttctgttctgttttctcTCCACAGCCGGTTCCTCTCCCACCTCGAGTACTAATACGTCTGTGAATACCATGGCTTCTCTGGGTGCGCTGCAGTCTCTGGCTGCAGGTGCTGGTGCTGGCCTCAACATGAGTTCACTAGCAGGTGAGAAACGACCAAAACACACATGCTTTACATAAGCATGCAGACACAAATGCGTGCCATGCGCACAGCAAGTTCGTGGCCCATATTGTGGAATTTGTACTGTTGTACTTATTGCCCAGGAGAGGGAGatcttttaattaataaatagtcAATATAATTTATTGGGAAATGACGATCTTAAGTATTTTTCAAATTGCTGTTCCTTCTCAATGACGAGTCAATAAATCAGCCGGACACTCCTCAAACTTCAGCCATACCTTGTTTTTAGGCTCCTGTAGTGTTTCGAGTAGCAGGACACCGCAACCAACATGTGCTGTGAAGAAACTGTCTGGCACTTAAATTATTTGAGACTTGGTAACACAGGTAATCACAGTTCTGTGTTTCTGTAGGTATGGCTGCATTGAATGGTGGCTTGGGCAGTGGAGGCCTTTCTAATGGCTCCGGCAGCACTATGGAGGCATTGACACAGGCAGCTTACTCGGGAATCCAGCAGTATGCAGCTGCCGCCCTACCCAGTCTTTATAACCAGAGCCTACTTTCTCAGCAGAGCATCAGTGCTGCTGGCAGCCAGAAAGAAGGTCAGTGTTGGGAGTAGCACAGCTATCCCAGAATAAACATCTCACTATCTTTTATGAATTAGTATTACTGTGGTGGTGTTTATCCTATTGCAATGGATCCTGGTTTGATAATTTAATACTAGGATGGCTAAGCTGTAATGGCCATTTTGGTTCAGCACTGatgcagaactttttttttccccttttctcccTTTAATAACTGATGATGAAAAGCGTCCAATTTTAGATCTGACCAGGGGTGTGCTAATGCATCCTGGCCCAGAGCCTCCCCAATTTTATGGGAAAGGCTATTGCACGCTTCATCCAAGGCACACAAAGTCAGCCGTGTGCGTATCTTCCGACTGCTGCTTATGCAATGCCAGGGGCAGCACTATCCACCCCCTCCTGCATGAATGAGCTCACATATgctcatgattggctagtggGGAAGATGGAGTGTGCCACCATGCAGCTGGGAGATTACAGAGCAACCTTATTTCCTTAAACCAGAGTTTATAttttatctagctagctaatgttggATGATTTCTGTAAGTTACAAGCTGTTTCTGGTATAGCAGAATGGGCACAGTTGGACCGCAGCAGGTTGGCAATGCACATGCACTGCTGCTAGATCAGGCAGTCTCAGTGAGTTTTAACTGGCTGACATTGGCTGAAAGACAAGCTCTTGTTGCGAGGTTTTTCTCTTTCATCTCATACTGAGTGCATGTGACTGTCATACtgatgtgcaaattaatattgTGTTCTTGTAACACTTCTGTAATACTGAGCAGTTTTCTTGAATACTTAGATTGACTCCCAAACTGCACACTACTGTACTAGGTAGTGTGCCCCTATACCATTGGTGTCACTATTTAGGTGTATTACTTGGCTTGTTGTTTGTGGCGCATCTTTGAATTCTCACTGAATGTGTATTATTTGGTACTCTCCTCAATCAGCAAGCTAACATAAATTTTTCTTCTGCAATTAGCTCACAATGGCATTTTTCCAGAGAGTGTGacttttcaaatgtttttaaaacctgcagtttaaacatttaaagagaTGCTTCCATGAATTGATAATACCTCACTCTGAAAAGCATACATAATGGTGTTCTGAGCCAGTATATGGAATTACATGGAACTGCAGAGAGTCCGTTAGATTGGAGGGTCTGATGCTGACACTACCACTATGGTAATGCAGTCCTTTTGAATATATCTATACCATATGTACCAATCTCTTATGAAGTCAGCAGGACCTGCGTTTAGGATTATATATTCAtcagtttcttttcttttttccactaCCCACTCTTCTCTCTTACGTGCTCTGTATTTTCTCCATAGGTCCAGAGGGTGCAAATCTCTTCATTTATCACCTGCCACAGGAGTTTGGTGACCAGGACTTGCTTCAGATGTTCATGCCTTTTGGCAGTGTTATCTCTGCCAAGGTTTTCATAGACAAACAGACTAACCTCAGCAAATGTTTTGGTAAGCTGTTACTGATTAGGCTGTGTAATTCAGACTTTTTAATGCAAATTATTTTGGGCCATTGATTTGACATTTTTGGTAATGCTTTATTCAGACTACACCGTCCAAATACTATTTACACTGTAGATAGTAGAACTTGCATGTAATTAAGCATTTACAAACTATCATCATGACTATAAGCACAACAGTAACATCTTGAATATTTC is part of the Ictalurus punctatus breed USDA103 chromosome 27, Coco_2.0, whole genome shotgun sequence genome and harbors:
- the celf1 gene encoding CUGBP Elav-like family member 1 isoform X2, with the translated sequence MNGTLDHPDQPDIDAIKMFVGQIPRSWSEEQLRELFEPYGAVYEINVLRDRSQNPPQSKGCCFITYYTRKSALEAQNALHNMKILPGMHHPIQMKPADSEKNNLVEDRKLFIGMISKKCNENDIRLMFSPYGQIEECRILRGPDGLSRGCAFITFTARQMAQSAIKSMHQSQTMEGCSSPIVVKFADTQKDKEQKRMTQQLQQQMQQLNAASMWGNLTGLNSLGPQYLALLQQSASSGSALNNLHPMSGLNAMQNLAALAAAASATQATPSGSSALTTSSSPLSALTSSGTATGQQTLSAWDGCKAGSSPTSSTNTSVNTMASLGALQSLAAGAGAGLNMSSLAGMAALNGGLGSGGLSNGSGSTMEALTQAAYSGIQQYAAAALPSLYNQSLLSQQSISAAGSQKEGPEGANLFIYHLPQEFGDQDLLQMFMPFGSVISAKVFIDKQTNLSKCFGFVSYDNPVSSQAAIQSMNGFQIGMKRLKVQLKRSKNDSKPY
- the celf1 gene encoding CUGBP Elav-like family member 1 isoform X4; translation: MNGTLDHPDQPDIDAIKMFVGQIPRSWSEEQLRELFEPYGAVYEINVLRDRSQNPPQSKGCCFITYYTRKSALEAQNALHNMKILPGMHHPIQMKPADSEKNNLVEDRKLFIGMISKKCNENDIRLMFSPYGQIEECRILRGPDGLSRGCAFITFTARQMAQSAIKSMHQSQTMEGCSSPIVVKFADTQKDKEQKRMTQQLQQQMQQLNAASMWGNLTGLNSLGPQYLALLQQSASSGSALNNLHPMSGLNAMQNLAALAAAASATQATPSGSSALTTSSSPLSALTSSAGSSPTSSTNTSVNTMASLGALQSLAAGAGAGLNMSSLAGMAALNGGLGSGGLSNGSGSTMEALTQAAYSGIQQYAAAALPSLYNQSLLSQQSISAAGSQKEGPEGANLFIYHLPQEFGDQDLLQMFMPFGSVISAKVFIDKQTNLSKCFGFVSYDNPVSSQAAIQSMNGFQIGMKRLKVQLKRSKNDSKPY
- the celf1 gene encoding CUGBP Elav-like family member 1 isoform X1, with the protein product MNGTLDHPDQPDIDAIKMFVGQIPRSWSEEQLRELFEPYGAVYEINVLRDRSQNPPQSKGCCFITYYTRKSALEAQNALHNMKILPGMHHPIQMKPADSEKNNLVEDRKLFIGMISKKCNENDIRLMFSPYGQIEECRILRGPDGLSRGCAFITFTARQMAQSAIKSMHQSQTMEGCSSPIVVKFADTQKDKEQKRMTQQLQQQMQQLNAASMWGNLTGLNSLGPQYLALYLQLLQQSASSGSALNNLHPMSGLNAMQNLAALAAAASATQATPSGSSALTTSSSPLSALTSSGTATGQQTLSAWDGCKAGSSPTSSTNTSVNTMASLGALQSLAAGAGAGLNMSSLAGMAALNGGLGSGGLSNGSGSTMEALTQAAYSGIQQYAAAALPSLYNQSLLSQQSISAAGSQKEGPEGANLFIYHLPQEFGDQDLLQMFMPFGSVISAKVFIDKQTNLSKCFGFVSYDNPVSSQAAIQSMNGFQIGMKRLKVQLKRSKNDSKPY
- the celf1 gene encoding CUGBP Elav-like family member 1 isoform X3, whose translation is MNGTLDHPDQPDIDAIKMFVGQIPRSWSEEQLRELFEPYGAVYEINVLRDRSQNPPQSKGCCFITYYTRKSALEAQNALHNMKILPGMHHPIQMKPADSEKNNLVEDRKLFIGMISKKCNENDIRLMFSPYGQIEECRILRGPDGLSRGCAFITFTARQMAQSAIKSMHQSQTMEGCSSPIVVKFADTQKDKEQKRMTQQLQQQMQQLNAASMWGNLTGLNSLGPQYLALYLQLLQQSASSGSALNNLHPMSGLNAMQNLAALAAAASATQATPSGSSALTTSSSPLSALTSSAGSSPTSSTNTSVNTMASLGALQSLAAGAGAGLNMSSLAGMAALNGGLGSGGLSNGSGSTMEALTQAAYSGIQQYAAAALPSLYNQSLLSQQSISAAGSQKEGPEGANLFIYHLPQEFGDQDLLQMFMPFGSVISAKVFIDKQTNLSKCFGFVSYDNPVSSQAAIQSMNGFQIGMKRLKVQLKRSKNDSKPY